The Shewanella sp. MTB7 genome includes a window with the following:
- a CDS encoding PilZ domain-containing protein, whose translation MDERRQFSRILFDTKAYLNQGDKMWTTKIHDLSLNGVLVEKPVDFAPNEKSITLGFSLPDSDIELGMEATLVYQKDNLLGLKCVHIDVESISHLRRILELNLGDSSLLNRELENFIDAHDMPTLE comes from the coding sequence ATGGATGAAAGGCGTCAGTTTTCCCGTATTTTATTTGATACCAAAGCCTATCTTAATCAAGGCGATAAAATGTGGACGACTAAAATTCATGACTTAAGCCTCAATGGAGTACTCGTTGAAAAGCCTGTGGACTTCGCCCCTAACGAGAAATCAATCACATTAGGCTTCTCCCTTCCAGACTCAGATATTGAATTAGGTATGGAAGCGACACTCGTGTACCAAAAAGACAACCTTTTAGGACTAAAGTGTGTCCATATCGATGTAGAAAGCATCAGTCACCTTAGGCGCATATTAGAACTTAACCTAGGCGACTCCTCCCTTCTCAATCGTGAATTAGAGAACTTTATTGATGCACATGATATGCCGACCTTGGAATGA
- a CDS encoding VOC family protein produces MNSTTVPIIRYQNARETMSWLCDVIGFDVFLEISGNDNKIEHARLTLGSSMVMLASLGRDGQFESKFKTPRTVKCITQCTSIFVEDPSVIYNRAVTAGANIVQEIERFEFGGETFIFEEI; encoded by the coding sequence ATGAACTCAACAACCGTACCAATAATCAGATATCAAAATGCAAGAGAAACAATGTCATGGCTATGTGATGTCATTGGTTTTGACGTTTTCTTAGAGATCTCTGGCAACGATAACAAGATTGAACATGCGAGACTAACACTAGGGTCGAGTATGGTAATGCTTGCATCTCTTGGACGTGATGGTCAGTTCGAAAGTAAGTTTAAGACTCCTCGGACTGTTAAATGTATTACACAATGTACATCTATTTTCGTGGAAGACCCCAGTGTTATTTATAATAGAGCTGTTACTGCTGGTGCAAATATCGTCCAAGAAATAGAGCGCTTTGAATTTGGTGGTGAAACTTTTATATTTGAAGAGATTTAA
- the radA gene encoding DNA repair protein RadA — protein sequence MAKNKTAYVCNECGQDFPRWQGQCSACQEWNTITEVRLGTSKSSSSSVAGYAGAVGGGSKKLSEIKEFEAEKMLTGIGELDRVLCGGLTTGSVNIISGDPGAGKTTLLSDLVARMSQIMPSLYCTAEESLSQFKNRVNRLKLDCNEENLYLMAETSVEAIIAELDAKQVKFAVIDSIQAVVTDLANGSPGSPSQVKSSAQSLTQYCKQNNVTMFLVAHVNKNNETAGPQTLIHIVDCLTHLECNDGQIRTLRANKNRFGDVDTVGIFRMTERGMLSVDNPSEIFLSGSTTESAGATITCIRKGNRNLLLEIQCLTTETEGEFPQRVCVGLNMNRIKMLTGILRKHTKTKIFHDTYFNIVGGLKIDESETCIDLALVTALLSSLNDFVVPRTTCIMGELSLNGDVRPIDSGVPRVKEAVQHGFTEIFIPFRNYHKSMEGLGAKINPVKTIHELMELIN from the coding sequence ATGGCGAAGAATAAAACAGCATATGTGTGCAATGAGTGTGGCCAAGACTTTCCTCGATGGCAGGGGCAGTGTAGTGCATGCCAAGAGTGGAATACCATTACCGAAGTCCGTTTAGGTACTAGCAAGTCATCTAGCTCTTCTGTGGCAGGTTATGCTGGCGCCGTGGGTGGTGGCTCTAAGAAGTTGAGTGAAATAAAGGAGTTTGAAGCGGAAAAAATGCTGACGGGCATTGGTGAATTAGACCGCGTCTTGTGTGGCGGTTTAACCACTGGGTCGGTCAATATTATCTCAGGTGATCCTGGAGCGGGTAAAACTACCTTGCTATCGGATCTTGTTGCTCGCATGTCTCAAATTATGCCATCGCTCTACTGTACTGCTGAAGAGTCATTGTCGCAGTTTAAGAATCGTGTCAATCGCCTCAAGTTAGACTGCAACGAAGAAAATCTCTATTTGATGGCGGAAACCAGTGTTGAGGCGATTATTGCCGAGCTTGATGCTAAACAGGTTAAGTTTGCTGTTATCGACTCGATACAAGCGGTCGTTACGGATTTGGCCAATGGTAGTCCAGGTTCTCCCTCCCAAGTAAAAAGCAGTGCACAGTCGCTCACTCAATACTGTAAACAAAATAACGTCACCATGTTCTTAGTGGCTCATGTGAATAAAAATAACGAGACTGCAGGCCCGCAGACTTTGATTCATATTGTTGATTGCTTAACTCATTTAGAGTGTAACGATGGGCAAATACGAACTCTTAGGGCGAATAAAAACCGCTTTGGTGATGTCGATACTGTCGGTATTTTCAGAATGACTGAGCGGGGTATGCTCAGTGTCGATAACCCGAGTGAAATATTCCTTTCTGGATCAACCACCGAGTCTGCAGGTGCGACAATTACTTGTATTCGGAAAGGAAATCGCAACTTATTGCTAGAGATCCAGTGTTTAACCACAGAAACAGAAGGTGAGTTTCCACAACGAGTCTGTGTTGGCCTGAATATGAACCGTATTAAGATGCTGACAGGAATATTGCGTAAACACACTAAGACGAAGATTTTTCATGATACCTATTTCAATATAGTCGGTGGCTTGAAAATCGATGAGTCTGAAACTTGTATCGATTTAGCCTTAGTCACAGCCTTACTCAGCAGTTTGAATGATTTCGTGGTGCCAAGAACGACCTGCATCATGGGGGAACTCAGTTTAAACGGCGATGTTCGCCCTATCGACAGCGGCGTTCCACGAGTGAAGGAAGCAGTTCAACATGGTTTTACTGAGATCTTTATTCCATTCCGCAATTATCATAAATCAATGGAAGGTTTAGGGGCTAAAATAAACCCGGTTAAGACGATTCACGAACTGATGGAGTTGATTAATTAA
- the torR gene encoding two-component system response regulator TorR: MAYNVLVVDDESVIRARLKGYFEKEGYRVHQAQNGEQMWHEFNRQHIDLVILDINLQGINSLTSGVDGLSLTRELRSRSDVGIILVTGRDEAIDKIIGLEMGADDYVTKPFELRELLVRVKNLLWRISLVRKAEKEVIAQLEKKDDVIIFDGYALELNSRKLLHGENIIKLTKAEFELLAAFALHPQQVLSRERLMQQTSHRNQDVNDRTIDVILRRLRNKLNPELFVTIHGEGYLFSAKVED, encoded by the coding sequence ATGGCGTATAACGTGTTGGTTGTCGATGATGAGTCTGTCATTCGTGCGAGATTAAAAGGGTATTTTGAGAAGGAGGGCTACCGTGTCCATCAGGCTCAAAATGGCGAGCAAATGTGGCATGAGTTTAATCGTCAACATATTGATCTCGTTATTCTTGATATTAATCTGCAAGGCATCAATAGTTTGACTTCTGGTGTTGATGGCTTAAGTCTGACTCGGGAGCTGCGAAGTCGTTCTGATGTCGGTATCATTTTGGTTACCGGCCGTGATGAAGCCATCGATAAGATTATTGGTCTTGAAATGGGGGCCGATGATTATGTGACTAAACCTTTTGAGCTACGTGAACTACTTGTCAGGGTGAAGAACCTTCTCTGGCGTATCTCCCTTGTGCGTAAGGCTGAGAAAGAGGTGATTGCACAACTTGAAAAGAAAGACGATGTGATTATATTCGATGGTTATGCACTTGAGCTTAATAGCCGAAAATTACTCCACGGTGAAAATATTATCAAGTTAACTAAGGCCGAATTTGAGTTATTAGCAGCATTTGCACTCCATCCCCAGCAGGTACTATCTCGTGAACGCCTTATGCAGCAGACGAGTCATCGAAATCAAGATGTCAATGATAGAACCATAGATGTGATCCTCAGAAGATTGCGTAATAAACTTAATCCTGAACTGTTTGTGACAATTCATGGTGAAGGTTATCTATTTTCAGCCAAGGTTGAGGATTAA
- the torT gene encoding TMAO reductase system periplasmic protein TorT, which produces MSFFFTPHIYAQTWSLEQRSPFNVKIQTVNKLAYTPLIQTSKPWKICALVPHLKDAYWIGIDYGLVQQASKLKIELQLFEAGSYYEKNKQLNQLTKCMKGDFDAILLGAVDPQLLAYYHGPITKPVIALVNRIDSPSITTRVGVNWYQMGWNAGQFIKNNLSTVSKLNAGKKVNVSLLTGPEKLGGSDWVDQGILAALKDSRITISSIRHTDNSRNLYRDQLHHLLENQNPDYILGSAVAIEAAIGDIRMKKLETQVKLVSSYLSPGILRGLFRHKVAFSNDDLVVLQGKLAIDVIVKALEGELITGDIGPKIQQIVSKELNQHNIKNKLNISLAPADFYPIYNVD; this is translated from the coding sequence GTGTCATTTTTTTTTACTCCACATATATATGCGCAAACCTGGTCATTAGAGCAACGTAGTCCCTTTAATGTCAAAATTCAAACGGTCAACAAGCTTGCATACACACCTTTAATACAAACCAGTAAACCATGGAAAATCTGCGCTTTAGTTCCTCACTTAAAGGATGCCTACTGGATTGGTATAGATTATGGCTTGGTGCAACAAGCTAGCAAACTTAAGATTGAACTCCAGCTATTTGAAGCTGGCAGCTATTATGAAAAAAATAAACAATTAAACCAACTCACCAAGTGTATGAAGGGCGACTTTGATGCCATTTTACTCGGCGCAGTCGACCCCCAATTACTTGCATATTACCATGGCCCTATCACTAAGCCAGTTATCGCACTGGTGAATAGAATCGATAGCCCAAGTATCACAACTCGAGTCGGGGTTAACTGGTATCAGATGGGCTGGAATGCAGGCCAATTTATAAAAAATAACCTATCCACAGTCTCAAAACTAAATGCAGGGAAAAAGGTCAATGTCTCGCTGCTTACCGGCCCTGAAAAATTGGGAGGAAGTGACTGGGTAGATCAAGGTATTTTAGCTGCTCTCAAAGACAGTAGAATAACCATATCTTCAATACGCCACACTGATAATAGTCGCAATCTTTATCGAGATCAGCTGCATCACCTACTTGAGAATCAAAATCCAGACTACATTTTAGGCAGTGCAGTCGCCATAGAAGCAGCTATCGGTGACATCCGCATGAAGAAATTAGAAACTCAAGTAAAGCTTGTTAGTAGCTACCTATCCCCAGGCATTCTCAGAGGATTATTCAGACATAAGGTCGCTTTTAGTAATGATGATCTTGTGGTATTGCAGGGCAAGCTTGCAATCGACGTGATAGTCAAAGCGCTGGAAGGTGAACTTATCACCGGGGATATTGGGCCTAAGATCCAACAGATCGTTAGTAAGGAACTGAATCAACATAATATTAAAAACAAGCTTAATATTAGTTTAGCTCCCGCCGATTTTTACCCCATCTATAATGTGGATTAA
- a CDS encoding amphi-Trp domain-containing protein, translating to MRVKKERDIEKSYTNAEFVAKLRRLADSLESGNKFEIQIAGERIYVPVRAIYNIEHEREGTEEEIEFQIKWSN from the coding sequence ATGAGGGTTAAAAAAGAGAGAGATATCGAGAAGAGTTACACCAACGCAGAGTTTGTAGCCAAATTGAGACGTCTGGCTGATTCATTAGAAAGCGGTAATAAATTTGAAATACAGATCGCCGGTGAAAGGATCTATGTTCCCGTCCGGGCCATTTACAATATTGAACATGAGCGTGAAGGCACTGAAGAGGAGATTGAGTTTCAAATCAAATGGTCTAACTAA
- the torS gene encoding TMAO reductase system sensor histidine kinase/response regulator TorS, which yields MSPLSLSRKSLVGRLMLAFGVLGLLLLLLVSLGNMSLYWVNQADAYLYDKALPASEAARELAQSSNALAENAQALGRVEEEHLRQFIGRNLSINSANMLRAIAKLKSLQVQSDLRLELTAGEIIYDLSQLGTQVGTRLSVAGMLTEQGEALVLASSNSIKLLEAELAVVDSSVLAKLSLAYPEIAGDERSAQLLDTVIEYDIDIQERLNRALKLVHNVALIGQLLQSPQLESGLSTVLTSMSQMSSTALPISSGSVSTPQTYIDPNNSTSEPYIQVDLMALELLKGLVRDPVRARELEKEFVVLRRVSEGLSIQKQYIYLMAAQNKQLQMLSNKLYELNQTVDHAMSIQQQEAEVARLDYLQQIDWAKAGLMGTGILMLIVILFVVYRVIYKGIAVRLNEATYALSRLSLGDTQVAINSYGDDELTAMASAIEAFKQKTAHNQKLQRELRESADDLSEHKAALEITVEARTQELAIANKRLDSEAKGHAQARNMAEQANQAKSLFLATMSHEIRTPLNGLLGTLTLLGHSELPVAQKQMLALSQYSGTLLQTVLNDILDFSRLEQGKLTNEPRPVAIKDLLDDVVAIMLAGAGLAGLNLVLDCSKLPDWINIDGPKLRQVLFNLIGNGIKFTPKGEVRLKVWIDDRALCFAVIDTGMGIGEQAKEQLFKAYSTHLNQGRSRGTGLGLAISKELVDLMCRTSGYDTDKVVEDHYLPLWVESEVGRGSRFGFNVPLIICDQVHEYVQERQREVNKKRILVIEDNKVNAMVAQGFLAHLGHESELASSCAEARQIYKSGVDSFDAIMLDIQLGDGSGLELLNELREMAHQACHNVEIAAFTAQIQPDDMANYQAMGFDLVLGKPLNMQLLAPWVGVANPLNKQRDGVVDKDDLIDLEQIKQDVEYLGVGAVVEMLDLFRDSSQIQLSALSKKSENRNTVLHALKGSSASMGLMALSELCKRLEKLDYYTDEHIELERLHRDSLFILTKLIEH from the coding sequence GTGAGTCCTTTATCACTATCAAGAAAAAGTTTGGTCGGACGATTAATGTTAGCTTTTGGTGTCCTTGGCTTACTATTATTGCTCTTGGTCTCATTAGGAAATATGAGTTTATATTGGGTTAATCAAGCCGACGCTTACCTCTATGACAAAGCTTTGCCTGCGTCAGAAGCGGCTAGAGAGTTGGCGCAATCTTCAAATGCTCTGGCTGAGAATGCCCAGGCGTTAGGCAGAGTAGAAGAGGAGCACTTGCGGCAGTTTATTGGACGTAATTTATCAATCAATAGTGCTAACATGCTCCGTGCTATCGCTAAGCTTAAAAGCCTGCAGGTTCAAAGCGATTTGCGTCTTGAATTGACCGCTGGAGAGATCATTTATGATCTGTCACAACTCGGTACACAAGTTGGAACACGATTGTCCGTAGCAGGCATGCTAACGGAACAAGGAGAAGCCCTAGTATTAGCGTCGAGTAATAGCATTAAACTGCTTGAAGCCGAGTTGGCCGTGGTTGATTCCTCTGTGCTCGCGAAGTTGAGCTTGGCTTACCCTGAGATTGCAGGGGATGAGAGAAGTGCTCAGTTGCTCGATACTGTAATAGAGTATGATATCGATATTCAAGAACGCCTTAATCGCGCGTTAAAACTGGTTCATAATGTTGCTCTTATTGGTCAACTGCTTCAATCTCCTCAACTGGAAAGCGGTTTGTCGACTGTGCTTACCAGCATGTCACAGATGTCGTCTACTGCATTACCCATTTCATCTGGATCGGTATCTACACCTCAAACTTATATCGATCCCAATAACTCAACTTCAGAACCTTATATACAAGTGGATCTCATGGCTCTGGAACTGCTTAAAGGCCTAGTAAGGGATCCGGTTAGGGCAAGAGAATTAGAGAAAGAGTTTGTCGTGTTAAGGCGAGTTTCAGAAGGACTAAGCATACAAAAACAGTACATATATTTGATGGCTGCGCAAAATAAGCAGCTGCAAATGCTTTCTAATAAACTTTATGAACTTAACCAAACTGTCGACCATGCGATGTCTATTCAGCAGCAAGAGGCTGAAGTGGCCCGTCTTGATTATCTGCAGCAAATAGATTGGGCTAAGGCCGGGCTTATGGGAACTGGCATATTGATGCTAATTGTCATTTTATTTGTCGTTTATAGAGTGATCTATAAAGGGATAGCGGTAAGGTTAAATGAAGCAACCTATGCGCTTTCAAGGTTGAGTTTGGGAGATACTCAAGTGGCCATAAACTCCTATGGTGACGATGAGCTAACCGCGATGGCAAGTGCTATTGAGGCTTTTAAGCAAAAAACAGCACATAATCAGAAACTTCAGCGTGAGTTACGAGAGAGCGCTGATGACCTCAGTGAACATAAAGCTGCGCTGGAAATAACAGTTGAGGCGCGTACACAGGAACTGGCAATTGCCAACAAACGCTTAGATTCTGAAGCAAAAGGGCACGCGCAAGCACGAAATATGGCTGAGCAGGCCAATCAAGCCAAATCCCTCTTTTTAGCGACCATGAGCCATGAGATCCGCACCCCCTTAAATGGCTTGTTAGGCACCCTGACATTACTGGGACATTCAGAGCTTCCAGTCGCTCAGAAACAGATGTTAGCGCTCTCGCAATATAGTGGCACCTTACTGCAGACTGTACTCAATGACATTTTAGATTTTTCACGATTAGAACAAGGAAAGTTAACGAATGAACCTCGTCCTGTGGCAATCAAGGATCTGCTCGATGATGTGGTTGCAATTATGCTCGCAGGGGCGGGTCTTGCAGGGCTAAACCTAGTGCTTGACTGTTCAAAGTTGCCAGACTGGATCAATATCGACGGTCCTAAATTGCGCCAAGTATTGTTTAACCTCATTGGTAATGGGATTAAGTTCACCCCAAAAGGCGAAGTGAGATTAAAAGTTTGGATTGATGACAGAGCCTTGTGCTTTGCTGTTATAGATACTGGAATGGGGATCGGTGAACAAGCTAAAGAGCAGCTATTTAAAGCTTACAGTACGCATCTGAATCAGGGGCGTTCTCGAGGCACTGGCCTTGGACTTGCCATCAGTAAAGAGCTGGTGGATCTTATGTGTCGTACATCTGGGTATGACACTGATAAGGTGGTTGAAGATCATTACTTGCCACTCTGGGTTGAAAGTGAAGTGGGCAGGGGAAGTCGTTTTGGCTTTAATGTACCGCTTATTATCTGCGATCAAGTTCATGAATATGTTCAGGAACGGCAAAGAGAAGTGAACAAGAAACGTATTTTGGTGATAGAGGATAATAAAGTGAATGCGATGGTGGCTCAAGGCTTTCTCGCACACTTAGGGCATGAGTCCGAACTCGCGAGCAGTTGTGCAGAGGCTCGCCAGATTTATAAAAGTGGTGTCGATAGTTTCGATGCCATCATGTTGGATATTCAGTTGGGTGATGGATCAGGGCTCGAGCTATTAAATGAGTTAAGAGAGATGGCCCATCAAGCCTGCCACAATGTGGAAATTGCGGCATTTACGGCACAAATTCAACCCGATGACATGGCCAACTATCAAGCGATGGGGTTTGACCTTGTACTTGGTAAACCTCTGAACATGCAGCTGTTAGCCCCATGGGTTGGCGTTGCGAATCCACTTAATAAGCAGAGGGATGGTGTAGTCGATAAAGATGATTTAATCGATCTAGAACAGATAAAACAAGATGTCGAGTACCTGGGTGTAGGGGCGGTAGTTGAGATGCTGGATCTGTTTCGAGACTCAAGTCAGATTCAATTGTCTGCATTGTCTAAGAAAAGTGAAAACCGAAATACTGTGCTCCATGCGCTAAAAGGGAGTAGCGCCAGCATGGGATTGATGGCGCTATCTGAGCTCTGTAAGCGCCTTGAAAAATTAGATTATTACACGGATGAGCATATAGAGCTGGAACGGTTACATCGGGATTCCCTTTTTATATTAACTAAGCTCATTGAACATTAG
- a CDS encoding PilZ domain-containing protein yields MSLDEHSALIEQLKPLLMEPDFQSLFDMLTKDESNSTRFLLKMELNRISTLCTRLIDLRDKSELPCDEVTQGSLHHYLDEPAKECFNESMALYHGNYTLGVYEHVLDTHKRRKAKLQEVGQVIEPSLSEPFIAKGVVLGSYFNRSEERMNYSIRIAVFQPGTVEISGITVDLSVGGARIRLPLKHDLNLDTPIKVKLLELSEEYYFEDLQKGVDYQIVDTQINSEYCWMRLKRIGGKDALTEMLSNLIKGHKFRYKVDINDILVAATGLGFERHYLPHLPHLPLFIESGNQDENVTYKITHKLLSRDNQQLQYYFQDEQNISQLSNMITSDRIKSLINEPNNKDHSLLFSFTFHTNGRIYFYSATLAELKKTKLLPLFLSFGSAKPSWKTLKLTHHAIEHRKSYKASLLPGDDSCYSALTEAQLKRFSHVLQLIDLTDPNAKEHYQSWSKECVNTANELKRFGQQKKQKDTIKLLSLQFSERRNEARFSFKTQVKVTQGKKTITGFSQDISSKGLQVLLEQAGDFDKTAPLQLSFPKLQTIAGKIQLNQLPYRLIRARQSGANVHLAAVMGHNPHIGVEFMNKLITSNRDKLEKLTEANSEMKELADGLKNLLMRNLVSVPYFIEKTVKSAKLSTLGVGTHKNEITDIFAASAPQSLEYNLESLLKDGRLKHDFIDPLRTLKTQPGLNFFELYLQVSRQSLGQVKVRCVTPDEIGDIRAREHFINQSHNLGRFMALRVYRGVTAKPDLTYIRRELEYIAIHAHHKAKQLQELLWRVVGVGEFLDITEEVLLRYPSIYQELDLEANKTTPA; encoded by the coding sequence ATGAGTTTAGACGAACACAGCGCCTTAATTGAACAACTAAAACCCCTGCTAATGGAACCCGATTTCCAGTCGCTTTTCGACATGCTAACGAAAGATGAATCAAACTCAACCCGTTTTTTGCTAAAAATGGAACTAAATCGTATCTCAACGCTCTGTACACGACTTATCGATTTAAGGGATAAATCCGAACTACCTTGTGATGAGGTGACACAGGGAAGCCTACATCATTACTTAGATGAACCAGCAAAAGAGTGCTTTAACGAGTCCATGGCTTTATATCATGGCAATTATACACTCGGGGTTTATGAACATGTTCTCGACACTCATAAACGTCGTAAGGCTAAGCTTCAAGAGGTCGGTCAAGTCATCGAACCCTCGCTATCTGAACCTTTTATTGCAAAAGGCGTGGTGCTGGGGAGCTACTTCAATCGCAGTGAAGAGAGGATGAATTACAGCATTCGAATTGCCGTTTTTCAGCCCGGAACCGTGGAAATCTCAGGGATAACGGTCGATCTCTCTGTTGGAGGCGCACGTATACGTTTGCCTTTGAAACATGATTTAAACCTCGATACTCCTATTAAGGTAAAGTTACTGGAACTGAGTGAGGAGTATTATTTTGAAGACTTACAAAAAGGTGTCGACTATCAAATAGTTGACACTCAAATAAACTCTGAATACTGCTGGATGCGACTTAAGCGTATTGGCGGAAAAGATGCGCTCACCGAGATGCTATCTAACCTGATTAAGGGACATAAATTCAGATATAAAGTCGACATCAATGATATTTTAGTGGCCGCTACTGGACTTGGATTTGAACGCCATTATCTGCCTCACCTTCCCCATCTACCTCTGTTTATCGAATCAGGGAATCAGGATGAGAATGTAACATATAAAATTACCCATAAACTTCTCAGTCGTGACAATCAACAACTGCAGTATTATTTTCAGGATGAGCAAAATATAAGTCAGCTCTCAAACATGATAACCAGTGACAGAATAAAATCCTTGATAAACGAGCCAAACAATAAAGATCATAGCCTATTATTCAGTTTCACTTTCCATACAAATGGCAGGATTTACTTCTATTCCGCTACATTGGCTGAACTAAAAAAGACCAAATTACTCCCTCTATTTTTAAGTTTTGGCTCTGCTAAACCCTCATGGAAAACCCTAAAACTCACCCATCATGCCATAGAGCATAGGAAGTCTTATAAAGCGAGTTTATTACCTGGCGACGATAGCTGTTACTCGGCGCTAACTGAAGCTCAACTTAAACGCTTCTCCCATGTGTTACAACTGATCGACTTAACCGACCCAAATGCTAAGGAGCATTATCAAAGCTGGAGCAAAGAGTGTGTAAATACTGCCAATGAACTAAAGCGCTTCGGTCAGCAAAAAAAGCAGAAAGATACCATAAAATTACTCTCCCTCCAGTTCAGTGAACGACGAAATGAAGCTCGATTCTCATTTAAGACTCAAGTTAAGGTGACTCAGGGGAAAAAAACGATAACGGGCTTTTCCCAAGATATCTCAAGTAAAGGATTACAAGTATTATTGGAACAAGCGGGGGATTTTGATAAAACGGCCCCTCTTCAGCTTAGCTTCCCAAAGCTTCAGACTATTGCGGGCAAGATTCAACTCAATCAGCTTCCCTATCGACTTATAAGAGCCAGACAGTCTGGAGCAAATGTACATCTAGCAGCTGTGATGGGCCACAACCCTCACATAGGTGTCGAATTTATGAATAAGCTCATCACCAGTAACCGCGATAAACTGGAAAAACTGACCGAAGCCAACAGTGAGATGAAGGAACTGGCTGACGGCTTAAAAAACTTGCTGATGCGAAACTTAGTGTCTGTGCCCTATTTTATCGAAAAAACGGTTAAAAGTGCCAAATTAAGTACCTTAGGAGTCGGAACGCATAAAAATGAAATCACTGATATTTTCGCTGCTTCAGCACCACAATCACTGGAATACAATCTGGAGTCTTTACTAAAAGATGGACGATTAAAACACGATTTCATCGATCCACTACGCACTCTGAAAACTCAACCAGGTCTCAATTTTTTCGAACTGTATCTGCAAGTATCCAGACAATCCCTCGGCCAAGTAAAAGTAAGATGTGTCACTCCAGATGAAATTGGCGATATCCGTGCTAGGGAGCATTTTATAAATCAAAGCCATAATTTAGGTCGCTTTATGGCATTAAGGGTCTATCGAGGTGTCACCGCAAAACCAGACCTTACCTATATAAGACGAGAGTTGGAATATATTGCGATCCATGCGCACCATAAAGCAAAGCAACTGCAAGAACTATTATGGAGAGTGGTAGGCGTCGGCGAGTTTCTTGATATCACTGAAGAGGTGTTACTTAGGTACCCTAGTATCTATCAAGAACTGGATCTTGAGGCAAACAAAACCACCCCAGCTTAG
- a CDS encoding sugar O-acetyltransferase, with the protein MTEFEKMLAGKDFDGGADSINHIRQNASNLLQAINQNTDNSQRSEQFQQLMGNISASSIVRSPFYCEFGKTISIGEKTFINMNVTMLDGAKITIGNNVLIGPNTQLYCASHDLNYLKRRNWETICGPITIEDDVWIGGNVVINKGVTIGARAVIAANSVVNTDVPPDSLYGGTPAKLIRMIDENEQGYENE; encoded by the coding sequence ATGACCGAATTCGAAAAGATGCTTGCAGGCAAAGACTTTGACGGCGGTGCAGACAGTATTAATCATATCCGTCAAAATGCTTCGAATTTATTGCAGGCCATTAACCAAAATACAGATAACTCTCAACGTAGTGAACAGTTTCAACAGCTAATGGGCAATATTTCGGCTTCTAGTATAGTCCGCTCTCCATTTTATTGTGAATTCGGCAAGACGATTTCGATTGGAGAAAAAACTTTCATCAACATGAATGTAACTATGCTGGATGGTGCCAAAATTACTATTGGCAATAACGTGTTGATTGGCCCTAACACGCAACTTTACTGTGCTAGCCACGACTTGAACTATCTCAAACGTCGTAACTGGGAAACCATCTGCGGTCCTATTACCATTGAGGATGATGTGTGGATTGGTGGTAATGTTGTGATCAACAAAGGTGTGACCATTGGTGCGCGAGCTGTGATTGCGGCTAACTCAGTTGTTAATACAGATGTGCCGCCTGATTCACTGTATGGTGGGACGCCTGCTAAGTTAATCAGGATGATTGATGAGAATGAGCAGGGTTATGAGAACGAATAG